In the Staphylococcus condimenti genome, one interval contains:
- a CDS encoding DNA translocase FtsK, with translation MAQRKKRTTSTKKKTTAKKKSSKKQQNEAPLRYIAAIITVVLVVLGAFQLGIIGRVIDSFFNYLFGYSRYLTYILVILASGFLAYNGKLPKTRRLTGSIVLQFALLFATQLYLVFAKGAAGDREPVLSYVYRQYDKTHFPNFGGGVIGYYLVHLSIPLVSIVGVVVFTIILFISSIILLNKQRHRDVAKVFLERLKTGSQSAAIHRKERKERQAERAEEKRRRKEEKELEKQEREAAKAQQEEVKDVSDFTEIPIPESEKADSAIPIYGHNDKEKQLKQQGNEQEEATQNVMTESPRKRPKRQLVEDVPEETSKEDMGSISDAGEVENAAYKLPPLTLLNTPAKQKTTSRAEVQKKGRLLETTLKNFNVDAKVTQIKIGPAVTQYEVQPAQGVKVSKIVNLHNDIALALAAKDVRIEAPIPGRSAVGIEVPNDKISLVSLKEVLEEKFPSKNKLEVGLGRDISGDPISVELNKMPHLLVAGSTGSGKSVCINGIIASILLNAKPHEVKLMLIDPKMVELNVYNGIPHLLIPVVTNPHKASQALEKIVAEMERRYDLFQHTGTRNIEGYNKYLKRQNEELDEKQSELPYIVVIVDELADLMMVAGKDVENAIQRITQMARAAGIHLIIATQRPSVDVITGLIKNNIPSRIAFAVSSQTDSRTIIDRGGAEKLLGKGDMLYFGNGGSIQTRIQGAFLSDEEVQNIVNYVVEQQKANYVKEMEPDAPTDKADAKSEDPLYEEAYMFVIEKQKASTSLLQRQFRIGYNRASRLMDDLESNNVIGPQRGSKPRQVLVDLDNGEV, from the coding sequence TTGGCACAAAGAAAAAAGAGAACGACAAGCACGAAGAAAAAGACAACTGCTAAGAAGAAATCTTCTAAAAAGCAACAAAATGAAGCGCCTTTGCGCTATATTGCGGCGATTATCACTGTAGTCTTAGTCGTTCTAGGTGCCTTCCAATTAGGTATTATCGGCAGAGTAATCGATTCATTTTTCAATTATCTTTTTGGATATAGCAGATATTTAACTTATATTCTGGTGATATTAGCATCAGGATTTCTTGCGTATAATGGTAAATTACCAAAGACACGCCGATTAACAGGATCAATTGTATTGCAATTCGCATTATTATTTGCCACGCAGTTATATTTAGTATTTGCTAAAGGCGCTGCAGGCGATAGAGAACCCGTTTTATCGTATGTGTATCGTCAATATGATAAAACACATTTTCCAAACTTCGGTGGTGGGGTGATTGGTTATTATTTAGTCCATTTATCCATCCCGCTTGTATCTATTGTTGGTGTTGTTGTTTTTACAATTATTCTGTTTATCTCTAGTATTATTCTGTTAAATAAACAACGACATCGTGATGTAGCGAAAGTCTTCTTAGAAAGACTGAAGACCGGAAGCCAATCTGCAGCGATACATAGAAAAGAGCGTAAAGAACGCCAAGCAGAACGTGCAGAAGAGAAAAGAAGACGAAAAGAAGAAAAAGAACTTGAAAAACAAGAACGAGAAGCTGCAAAAGCCCAACAAGAGGAAGTTAAGGATGTCAGCGACTTTACTGAAATTCCAATTCCTGAATCAGAAAAAGCAGATAGTGCTATTCCGATTTACGGACATAATGACAAAGAAAAACAATTAAAACAACAAGGAAATGAACAAGAAGAAGCAACGCAAAATGTGATGACTGAATCACCGCGCAAACGACCAAAACGACAATTAGTTGAGGATGTACCTGAAGAAACATCTAAAGAAGATATGGGTTCTATTTCAGATGCAGGAGAAGTAGAAAATGCAGCGTATAAATTACCGCCATTGACACTTTTAAACACACCAGCTAAACAAAAAACCACTTCTAGAGCAGAAGTTCAAAAGAAAGGTCGTTTATTAGAAACGACTTTAAAAAACTTCAATGTCGATGCAAAAGTGACACAAATTAAGATAGGTCCAGCTGTCACACAATACGAAGTACAGCCTGCTCAAGGTGTGAAAGTCAGCAAAATTGTTAACTTGCATAATGATATTGCACTTGCACTTGCCGCGAAGGATGTACGTATTGAAGCACCAATTCCAGGACGCTCAGCTGTAGGTATCGAAGTGCCAAATGATAAAATCTCTCTAGTATCATTAAAAGAAGTACTAGAAGAAAAATTCCCTTCTAAGAATAAATTAGAGGTTGGTTTGGGTAGAGATATATCAGGCGACCCAATAAGTGTTGAATTAAATAAAATGCCGCATTTACTTGTGGCAGGTTCAACAGGTAGCGGTAAATCCGTTTGTATCAATGGTATTATTGCAAGCATTTTATTAAATGCGAAACCTCACGAGGTTAAATTAATGCTAATTGACCCTAAAATGGTAGAATTGAATGTATATAACGGTATTCCGCATTTATTAATTCCAGTTGTTACTAATCCACATAAGGCTTCTCAAGCCCTTGAAAAGATTGTAGCTGAGATGGAACGTCGTTATGATTTATTCCAACATACTGGAACAAGAAATATTGAAGGCTACAACAAATACTTAAAACGACAAAATGAAGAATTAGATGAAAAACAATCTGAACTTCCTTATATCGTCGTTATTGTAGATGAGTTAGCAGACTTAATGATGGTAGCTGGTAAAGATGTAGAAAATGCGATTCAACGTATTACACAAATGGCGCGTGCAGCAGGTATTCACTTAATTATCGCCACACAACGTCCATCAGTGGATGTAATTACAGGATTGATTAAAAATAATATTCCATCGAGAATCGCTTTTGCAGTAAGTTCGCAAACCGACTCTAGAACGATTATTGATAGAGGCGGCGCTGAGAAACTGTTAGGTAAAGGTGATATGTTGTACTTCGGTAATGGCGGTTCAATACAAACACGAATTCAAGGTGCTTTCTTAAGTGATGAAGAAGTACAAAACATTGTGAATTATGTAGTTGAACAACAAAAAGCTAATTATGTAAAAGAAATGGAACCTGATGCACCTACTGATAAAGCTGATGCTAAGAGTGAAGATCCTTTATATGAAGAAGCTTATATGTTTGTAATCGAAAAACAAAAAGCAAGTACATCTTTATTACAAAGACAATTTAGAATTGGTTATAACAGAGCATCACGATTAATGGATGATTTAGAAAGCAATAATGTAATCGGCCCGCAAAGAGGAAGCAAACCTAGACAAGTATTAGTAGATTTAGATAATGGTGAGGTGTAA
- the rnjB gene encoding ribonuclease J2 translates to MNLVKKKNNDIRIIPLGGVGEIAKNMYIVEVDDEMFMLDAGLMFPEDEMLGVDVVIPDIQYVIENKDKLKGIFLTHGHEHAIGAVSYVLEQVDAPVYGSKLTLALVKENMKERNINKKVRYYTVNDESVMRFKNVNVSFFNTTHSIPDSLGVTIHTSYGAIVYTGEFKFDQSLHGNYAPDLKKMTEIGEEGVFALISDSTEAEKPGYNTPENVIESHMLDAFTKVNGRLIVSCYASNFIRIQQVLNIAHKLNRKVSFLGRSLESSFNIARKMGYFDIPKDLLIPINEVENYPKNEVVIIATGMQGEPVEALNQMARQKHKIMNIEPGDSVFLAMTASANMEVIIGDTLNELARAGADIIPNNKKIHASSHGCMEELKMMINIMKPEYFIPVQGEFKMQIAHAKLAAEAGVAPEKIFLAEKGDVLNYDGEDMILNEKVESGNVLIDGIGVGDVGNIVLRDRHLLAEDGIFIAVVTLDPKNRRIAAGPEIQSRGFVYVRESEELLKEAEEKVREIVEQGLQERRIEWSEIKQNMRDKISKLLFENTKRRPMIIPIISEV, encoded by the coding sequence TTGAATTTAGTAAAGAAAAAGAATAATGATATTCGCATCATCCCGCTTGGCGGCGTGGGTGAAATTGCGAAAAATATGTATATCGTCGAAGTAGACGATGAAATGTTTATGCTGGATGCAGGGTTGATGTTCCCAGAAGATGAAATGCTGGGTGTCGATGTTGTTATTCCAGATATTCAGTATGTCATAGAAAATAAAGATAAATTAAAAGGTATTTTCCTTACACATGGACATGAACATGCGATTGGTGCGGTAAGTTACGTTTTAGAACAAGTCGACGCACCTGTTTATGGTTCAAAATTGACGCTTGCGTTAGTAAAAGAAAATATGAAAGAACGCAATATCAATAAAAAAGTTCGCTATTACACTGTAAATGATGAATCTGTCATGCGTTTCAAAAATGTAAACGTATCTTTCTTCAATACAACACACAGTATCCCAGACAGCTTAGGTGTAACAATCCATACGTCATATGGTGCAATTGTTTACACAGGTGAGTTTAAATTTGATCAAAGCTTGCACGGTAACTATGCACCGGACTTGAAGAAAATGACAGAAATTGGCGAAGAAGGTGTATTTGCATTAATCAGTGATTCAACTGAAGCAGAAAAGCCAGGTTATAATACACCGGAAAATGTAATTGAATCTCATATGTTAGATGCATTTACAAAAGTGAATGGAAGACTTATTGTTTCTTGTTATGCTTCTAACTTTATTCGCATTCAACAAGTATTGAATATTGCACATAAATTAAACCGTAAAGTATCCTTCTTAGGACGTTCTTTAGAATCATCATTTAATATCGCTAGAAAAATGGGATATTTTGATATTCCAAAAGATTTATTGATTCCAATTAATGAAGTTGAAAATTATCCTAAGAATGAAGTTGTCATTATTGCGACAGGTATGCAAGGCGAACCTGTGGAAGCATTGAATCAAATGGCAAGACAAAAACACAAAATAATGAATATTGAACCAGGCGACTCTGTCTTTTTAGCCATGACAGCTTCAGCAAACATGGAAGTTATCATTGGTGATACATTAAACGAGTTAGCTCGTGCTGGTGCAGATATTATTCCAAATAACAAAAAAATCCACGCTTCCAGCCATGGCTGCATGGAAGAACTCAAAATGATGATTAACATCATGAAGCCAGAATACTTTATTCCCGTCCAAGGCGAGTTCAAAATGCAAATTGCACATGCTAAATTAGCAGCTGAAGCAGGTGTTGCGCCTGAGAAAATCTTTTTAGCTGAAAAAGGCGATGTGTTGAATTATGATGGCGAAGATATGATTTTAAATGAAAAAGTAGAATCAGGAAATGTGTTAATTGATGGTATTGGTGTAGGCGATGTAGGTAATATCGTTTTACGCGATCGTCATTTGCTTGCAGAAGATGGTATCTTTATTGCAGTTGTTACACTTGATCCGAAAAATAGAAGAATCGCAGCGGGGCCTGAAATTCAATCACGCGGATTTGTATATGTACGTGAAAGTGAAGAATTGTTGAAAGAAGCGGAAGAAAAAGTTCGTGAAATCGTAGAGCAAGGTTTACAAGAACGTCGTATCGAATGGTCTGAAATCAAACAGAACATGCGTGATAAAATCAGTAAACTCTTATTTGAGAATACTAAAAGACGTCCGATGATTATTCCAATCATTTCAGAAGTTTAA
- the pnp gene encoding polyribonucleotide nucleotidyltransferase, with product MSQEKKVFKTEWANRPLSIETGQMAKQANGAVLVRYGDTVVLSTATASKEPRDGDFFPLMVNYEEKMYAAGKIPGGFKKREGRPADEATLTARLIDRPIRPLFPKGYRHDVQIINMVLSADPDCSPEMAAMIGSSMALSVSDIPFQGPIAGVNVGYIDGEYVINPTVEQKEVSRLDLEVAGHRDAVNMVEAGASEITEKEMLDAIFFGHEEIKRLVDFQQEIIDYLQPEKTEFIPKERNAEVEDKVTTLTEEKGLKDAIQTFDKKEREENIDAIRDEIIAEFEDEENPDNDEVIAEVNSILNDLVKEEVRRQIADEKVRPDGRKPNEIRPLDSEVGLLPRAHGSGLFTRGQTQALSVLTLGAMSEYQLIDGLGTEEEKRFMHHYNFPNFSVGETGPVRAPGRREIGHGALGERALRYIIPDTKDFPYTVRIVSEVLESNGSSSQASICGSTLALMDAGVPIKAPVAGIAMGLVTRDDNYTILTDIQGMEDALGDMDFKVAGTEKGITAIQMDIKIDGLTREIIEEALEQARVGRLTILNHMLETIDQPRPELSAYAPKVETMTIKPEKIRDVIGPGGKKINEIIDETGVKLDIEQDGTIFIGAVDQDMINRAREIIEDITREAEVGQVYNAKVRRIEKYGAFVELFPGKDALLHISQIANQRINKVEDVLKLGDTIEVKVTEIDDKGRVNASHRALLNKED from the coding sequence ATGTCTCAAGAAAAGAAAGTGTTTAAGACTGAATGGGCTAACCGACCATTGTCGATAGAAACAGGACAGATGGCGAAACAAGCAAATGGCGCGGTGCTCGTACGTTATGGTGACACAGTTGTGTTATCTACAGCGACTGCATCAAAAGAACCACGTGACGGCGACTTCTTCCCATTAATGGTGAACTATGAAGAAAAAATGTATGCTGCAGGTAAAATTCCTGGAGGCTTTAAAAAACGTGAAGGCCGTCCAGCTGATGAAGCAACATTAACTGCACGTTTAATCGATAGACCAATACGTCCGTTATTCCCTAAAGGTTATAGACATGACGTTCAAATAATTAATATGGTATTGAGTGCTGATCCTGATTGCTCACCTGAAATGGCTGCGATGATCGGTTCATCTATGGCATTGAGTGTTTCTGATATTCCATTCCAAGGTCCGATTGCAGGTGTTAATGTCGGATATATTGATGGAGAATACGTGATTAACCCGACAGTGGAACAAAAAGAAGTTTCTCGTTTGGATTTAGAAGTTGCAGGTCATAGAGATGCTGTAAACATGGTTGAAGCAGGCGCAAGTGAAATCACTGAAAAAGAGATGCTAGACGCTATCTTTTTCGGTCACGAAGAAATCAAGAGATTAGTTGACTTCCAACAAGAAATCATTGATTATCTTCAACCTGAAAAAACTGAATTCATTCCTAAAGAGCGCAATGCTGAAGTAGAAGACAAAGTTACTACTTTAACAGAAGAAAAAGGATTGAAAGATGCTATCCAAACATTCGATAAGAAAGAACGTGAAGAAAACATAGATGCAATCCGTGATGAAATTATTGCTGAATTTGAAGATGAAGAAAATCCAGACAATGATGAAGTAATCGCAGAAGTCAACTCAATCTTAAATGATTTAGTGAAAGAAGAAGTACGCCGTCAAATCGCAGATGAAAAAGTTCGTCCAGATGGTCGTAAACCGAATGAAATCCGTCCGCTTGATTCTGAAGTAGGTCTATTACCTCGTGCTCATGGCTCAGGATTATTCACACGTGGTCAAACACAAGCTCTTTCTGTATTGACATTAGGTGCTATGAGTGAATATCAATTGATTGATGGTTTAGGAACAGAAGAAGAAAAACGTTTCATGCATCATTATAATTTCCCTAATTTCTCAGTTGGTGAAACTGGACCAGTACGTGCTCCAGGGCGTCGTGAAATTGGTCATGGTGCTTTAGGTGAACGTGCATTACGTTACATTATCCCTGATACTAAAGACTTCCCATATACAGTGCGTATTGTAAGTGAAGTTTTAGAATCTAATGGTTCTTCATCTCAAGCATCAATTTGCGGTTCTACACTTGCATTAATGGATGCCGGTGTACCAATTAAAGCACCTGTAGCCGGTATTGCAATGGGACTTGTTACACGTGATGATAACTATACAATTTTGACAGATATCCAAGGTATGGAAGATGCTTTAGGCGACATGGACTTTAAAGTAGCAGGTACTGAAAAAGGTATCACAGCAATCCAAATGGATATTAAAATTGATGGTTTAACACGCGAAATTATTGAAGAAGCTTTAGAACAAGCACGTGTAGGACGCTTAACAATCTTGAATCATATGCTTGAAACAATTGATCAACCGCGTCCTGAATTGAGTGCTTATGCACCTAAAGTTGAAACAATGACAATCAAACCTGAAAAAATCAGAGATGTTATTGGACCTGGCGGTAAGAAAATCAATGAAATCATTGATGAAACTGGTGTTAAATTGGATATCGAACAAGACGGTACAATCTTTATCGGTGCTGTAGACCAAGATATGATTAATCGCGCACGTGAAATCATTGAAGATATTACACGTGAAGCTGAAGTAGGACAAGTTTATAATGCAAAAGTTAGACGTATTGAAAAATATGGTGCTTTTGTAGAACTTTTCCCAGGCAAAGATGCTTTATTGCACATTTCTCAAATTGCAAATCAACGTATTAATAAAGTTGAAGATGTATTGAAATTGGGAGATACAATTGAAGTCAAAGTCACTGAAATCGATGACAAAGGCAGAGTGAATGCTTCACACCGTGCCTTATTGAATAAAGAAGATTAA
- the rpsO gene encoding 30S ribosomal protein S15, whose amino-acid sequence MAISQERKDEIIKEYRVHETDTGSPEVQIAVLTAEINALNDHLRTHKKDHHSRRGLLKMVGRRRHLLNYLRKKDIQRYRELIKSLGIRR is encoded by the coding sequence ATGGCAATTTCACAAGAACGTAAAGACGAAATCATTAAAGAATACCGTGTACACGAAACTGATACTGGTTCACCAGAGGTACAAATTGCTGTATTAACTGCTGAAATCAACGCATTAAACGATCACTTACGTACACACAAAAAAGACCACCATTCACGTCGTGGCTTATTAAAAATGGTAGGTCGTCGTAGACATTTATTAAACTACTTACGTAAAAAAGATATTCAACGTTACCGTGAATTAATCAAATCATTAGGTATCCGTCGTTAA
- a CDS encoding bifunctional riboflavin kinase/FAD synthetase, translating to MKVIEITHPIQPEQYIKEDVAMALGFFDGLHKGHAQVFHALNEIAEKENLKKAVMTFDPHPSVVLNPKQKRTDYLTPLSDKIEILEAYNIDYVIIVNFTSKFADCSIEEFVEQYLVANHVKEVIAGFDFTFGKHGKGNMSVLKELKEHFNTTVVSKQEMYSEKISTTEIRRALKEGNLKKANEELGYRYRIKGTVVQGEKRGRTIGFPTANIEPSDDYVLPKKGVYAVSLAIGAEQRIFRGVCNVGVKPTFHDPKKSHVVIEVNIFDFDEDIYGERVVVFWHHYLRPEIKFDGIDPLVEQMNKDKEQAKYLLSVDFGDEVSYNI from the coding sequence ATGAAAGTGATAGAAATTACACATCCAATTCAACCAGAGCAATATATAAAAGAAGACGTTGCGATGGCATTAGGCTTCTTTGATGGACTGCATAAAGGACATGCGCAAGTTTTTCATGCGTTGAATGAAATTGCTGAAAAGGAAAACTTAAAAAAAGCAGTGATGACATTTGATCCTCATCCATCAGTGGTATTGAATCCAAAACAAAAAAGAACGGATTATCTGACCCCTTTATCAGATAAAATAGAGATTCTTGAAGCTTATAATATTGATTATGTTATCATTGTGAACTTTACTTCTAAATTCGCAGATTGTTCGATTGAAGAGTTTGTAGAACAATATCTTGTAGCTAATCATGTTAAAGAAGTGATTGCAGGCTTTGATTTTACGTTTGGAAAACATGGGAAAGGCAATATGTCTGTGTTAAAAGAGCTGAAGGAGCATTTTAATACGACAGTGGTAAGTAAACAAGAAATGTATTCAGAAAAAATTTCAACGACAGAAATTCGTCGCGCTTTAAAAGAAGGCAATTTGAAAAAAGCTAATGAAGAATTAGGCTACCGATACCGTATTAAAGGTACAGTCGTTCAAGGCGAGAAACGCGGCCGTACTATCGGATTCCCAACAGCAAACATTGAGCCGAGTGATGATTACGTGCTTCCGAAAAAAGGGGTTTATGCTGTGAGCTTAGCGATTGGAGCAGAACAACGAATTTTCCGCGGTGTTTGTAATGTGGGGGTTAAACCGACATTCCATGACCCTAAAAAATCTCACGTAGTTATTGAAGTGAATATTTTTGATTTTGATGAAGATATTTACGGAGAACGTGTTGTTGTTTTCTGGCATCATTATTTACGTCCTGAAATTAAATTTGATGGTATTGATCCGCTCGTTGAACAAATGAACAAAGATAAAGAACAAGCGAAATATTTATTATCTGTTGATTTCGGTGATGAAGTATCATATAATATTTAG
- the truB gene encoding tRNA pseudouridine(55) synthase TruB — MEGILPVFKERGLTSHDVVFKLRKILHTKKVGHTGTLDPEVDGVLPVCIGNATKVSDYIMDMGKAYEAEVTIGYSTTTEDQTGEVLEKRNVEQDQLSTQEIDAAIQSFKGEIEQIPPMYSSVKVNGRKLYEYARNNETVERPKRKVKIYEIERTSEPEFHDGICSFNILIRCGKGTYIRTLATDIGNVLNYPAHMSLLTRIESGGFQIKDSLKLDEVDHLFKQESLQERLFPIEYGLKGLPHIRISNPEMKKRILNGQKFYKNDFTEAIEGVTVLVDSDTDKALALYIPHSEKPNEIKPKKVFN, encoded by the coding sequence ATGGAGGGTATTTTACCTGTTTTTAAAGAACGTGGTCTTACAAGTCACGATGTCGTCTTTAAACTACGCAAAATTTTACATACTAAAAAAGTTGGCCATACAGGTACATTAGATCCAGAAGTGGATGGTGTATTACCTGTATGTATCGGGAATGCGACTAAAGTAAGTGATTATATTATGGATATGGGAAAAGCCTATGAGGCTGAAGTTACGATTGGTTACAGTACAACAACTGAAGATCAAACTGGTGAAGTGTTAGAGAAACGGAATGTAGAACAAGACCAATTATCAACTCAAGAAATAGATGCAGCAATTCAATCATTTAAAGGTGAAATTGAACAGATTCCACCTATGTATTCCTCAGTAAAAGTAAACGGGCGCAAGTTATATGAATATGCTCGCAATAACGAGACGGTTGAAAGACCAAAACGTAAAGTGAAAATTTATGAAATTGAACGAACATCAGAACCTGAATTTCATGATGGTATATGCAGTTTTAACATCTTGATTCGATGCGGTAAAGGTACGTATATCCGTACACTAGCAACAGATATCGGAAACGTATTGAATTATCCGGCACACATGTCACTGCTTACTCGTATTGAGAGCGGCGGATTCCAAATAAAAGATAGTTTGAAATTAGATGAGGTTGATCATCTTTTTAAGCAAGAATCATTACAGGAACGCTTATTTCCTATAGAATATGGATTGAAGGGATTACCTCATATTCGTATTAGTAACCCAGAGATGAAAAAACGCATTTTAAATGGGCAGAAGTTTTATAAAAATGATTTTACAGAAGCGATTGAAGGTGTGACGGTATTAGTTGATAGTGATACTGACAAAGCATTAGCATTGTATATACCGCATTCTGAAAAACCAAATGAAATCAAGCCGAAGAAAGTTTTTAATTAA
- the rbfA gene encoding 30S ribosome-binding factor RbfA produces MSKMRAERVGEQMKKELMDIINNKVKDPRIGFITITDVQVTNDLSLAKVYLTVLGNEKEVDDTFKALEKAKGFIKSELGSRMRLRIIPDLQFEYDHSIEYGNKIEKMIQDLHKND; encoded by the coding sequence ATGAGTAAAATGAGAGCAGAGCGCGTTGGTGAACAAATGAAAAAAGAATTGATGGACATCATCAATAATAAAGTTAAAGATCCAAGAATCGGATTTATTACGATTACAGATGTTCAAGTCACTAACGATTTATCATTGGCTAAAGTTTATTTAACAGTTTTAGGTAATGAAAAAGAAGTCGATGACACATTTAAAGCGCTAGAAAAAGCAAAAGGATTTATTAAATCTGAATTAGGCTCAAGAATGCGTTTGAGAATTATTCCAGACTTACAATTTGAATATGATCATTCAATTGAATACGGAAATAAAATTGAAAAAATGATTCAAGACTTACACAAAAATGATTAA
- a CDS encoding VOC family protein, which produces MLTNIWFNLGCDDLDKSMKFYKDIGFTIIQQPEQEGEMFGFKAQTGSPVMVVPRERFNQYVGQEASGNDVLISLSVKTEEEADELAKKVEAAGGIIEDTPKVRNNFYGFSFQDIDGHYFNIIVMA; this is translated from the coding sequence ATGTTGACGAATATTTGGTTTAATTTAGGGTGTGACGATTTAGATAAAAGTATGAAGTTTTATAAAGATATCGGTTTTACGATTATCCAACAACCAGAACAAGAAGGAGAAATGTTTGGATTTAAAGCTCAAACAGGCTCGCCTGTCATGGTTGTACCAAGAGAGCGATTTAATCAATACGTAGGACAAGAAGCATCTGGTAATGATGTATTAATATCCTTGTCAGTGAAAACAGAAGAAGAAGCGGATGAGTTAGCTAAGAAAGTAGAAGCAGCAGGCGGTATTATTGAAGATACCCCTAAAGTGAGAAATAATTTCTATGGTTTTTCATTTCAAGATATTGATGGACATTATTTTAATATCATCGTTATGGCATAA
- a CDS encoding exotoxin beta-grasp domain-containing protein, whose product MKKTAIIKASLASLVIGTGLFTSTAQASEISLVRHTLGLDQKPKQTQQNTNVNKADREDKNVLLGYYTQQTTELTNLTGYTKDSNKLEFVPKGGVGETLVTVSPNSFSKYKTDDNGNPGLDVFVVRENTSDRGTTESSIGGVTKTNTKSYKDPIKTPYISVKTTENGVTKDESLNGINFNKEEVSLKEVDFKLRKLLIDQKGLYKSQYSDGTIIVHLNNGGRNTFELHKKLQDNRMSDVINSTDIQYIEVTLTK is encoded by the coding sequence ATGAAAAAGACAGCAATTATTAAAGCAAGTTTAGCATCATTAGTTATAGGTACTGGTTTATTTACAAGTACTGCTCAAGCTTCAGAAATTTCATTAGTACGCCATACATTAGGTTTAGATCAAAAACCGAAACAAACACAACAAAATACAAATGTTAATAAGGCAGATAGAGAAGATAAAAATGTTTTATTAGGATACTATACTCAACAAACAACAGAATTAACAAATTTAACTGGTTATACAAAAGATAGTAATAAGTTGGAATTTGTACCGAAAGGAGGAGTAGGTGAAACACTTGTTACTGTATCACCCAATTCTTTCTCTAAGTATAAAACAGATGATAATGGAAATCCTGGTTTAGATGTTTTCGTTGTAAGAGAAAATACTTCTGATCGTGGTACAACTGAAAGTTCAATTGGCGGAGTAACTAAAACTAATACAAAATCTTATAAAGACCCTATTAAAACTCCATATATAAGTGTGAAAACAACTGAAAATGGAGTTACTAAAGATGAGTCGTTGAATGGCATTAATTTTAATAAAGAGGAAGTATCATTGAAAGAAGTAGACTTTAAATTACGTAAATTACTTATTGATCAAAAAGGTTTATACAAGAGTCAGTATAGTGATGGAACAATAATTGTTCATTTAAATAATGGCGGACGTAATACTTTCGAACTCCATAAAAAACTTCAAGACAATCGCATGAGCGATGTTATCAATTCAACTGATATTCAATATATTGAAGTTACTTTAACTAAATAA